Genomic window (Streptomyces clavuligerus):
GGCACGCGCACCGTGACCGCCCTCGACACCCTGGCGCTCTGCTCCCGGGGCATCACGGTGAGCGGTCTCTCGGCCGCCGACCACGGCGCGGACGTCGAACGCTGGGAGGAGGAGTTCAGCGCCGGTCTCCGCACGGGCCTGCTCACGTTCCCCCATGTCCGGCTGACCGGCATCGACCGGGCCCCCGCCGCCCTGCGCGATCTGCTGGCGGGCCGCCACCTCGGCACGGTACTGGTGGAACCGACCTGAGCCCCGGACCGACCCGCCCACCACCCGCACCACCGCACGCCCACGCACCAGCGGACCACCCGCCACGCGAGCCGCCCGCGCCACTGGACCACCCGCACCGCCCGCACCCCCCACGACCACGCGAACCGCCCGCGACCACGCGCAAGGAAGGACCCGCAAGCATGGAGCAGCCGACCACGGAGGAGATCGTCGACCTCTACGCCCAGGACGAGGTACCCGGCCGGGTGACCGGCACCGAGTCCCGGAGCACGGTGCGAGCGCGGAACCTGCCGCACGCGGCCGTGAAGATCCTGCTCCGCGACGCCGCCGACCGGGTGTACGTGCACCGGCGCACCGAGAGCAAGGATCTCTACCCCGGCCTCATCGACGTCTGGATCGGCGGAGTGATCACCGCCGGAGAGGTCCCGCTCCCCGCCGCCGAGCGGGAGCTGGCCGAGGAGCTGGGCCTGCGCGGCTGTGCGCTCAGCCCGGTCGCACGCCGCTGGTACACCGACGCGCACACCAACTACCTGGCCCATCTGTACGAGACGCGCCACGACCCGGACGTCCACGGCCCGATCGTCCACCAGCGGTCCGAGATCGCCGACGGCTGGTGGCTCCCCTGGCACGAGCTGATGACCCGGCTGAACGACCCCGACTGGCCCTTCGTTCCCGATGGACGGTCGCACCTGACCCACTACGCGCACGGGGGACGCCCTCGCTCGGCGGCGCCGTCGCCGCCGCTCGGATGACCCGCGGGTCCGCCGCTCCGCCCCCGGGCACCGGACTCGCGCGAGGTGGGAGGGCCGGGGCCGGATGGCCCAACCCGGTCCCGCCGCACGCGCCGTACCCCCCGGACGGCGGCGCACCCGCCCCCCGGCGCCGTACGGTGACCGCATGGCCGGTCCACCTCGTCGCACCGCCCGTGCGGGGCACCCGGCCCGGCCGGGACACGGCGGCGTGCGTCCCGGATACCGGGCCGCGGCCCTCGTCTTCGCCGTGGGGATGGCCGGGGCGACCCTGCCCACGCCGCTCTACGGGCTCTACCGTGCCGAGCTGGGCTTCTCCGAACTGACGGTGACCCTTGTCTTCGCCGTCTACGGCCTCTCCGTCATCGGCACCCTGCTGTTCGCGGGCGACCTCTCCGACCGGTTCGGCCGCCGCCCCGTCCTGCTGCTCGCCCTGGGCTGCTCGGCGGCGAGCGACCTGTGCTTCCTGCTGGAGGGCGGACTGCCGCTCCTGTACGCCGGACGGGCGGCCTCCGGCGTCTCCGCCGGGCTGCTCAGCGGCGCCGCGACCGCCGCCGTACTCGAACTCGCGCCGCCCGGCGGGGAGAAGCGCGCCGGATTCGCCGCGACCGCCGCGAACATGGGCGGCCTCGGCTGCGGACCGCTGCTCGCGGGGGTGCTCGCCCAGTACGCCCCGGCGCCGCTGCGGACCCCGTTCCTCGCCCATCTGGCGCTGCTCGCCCTTGTCGTGCCCCTCGCCGCCGCCCTGCCGGAGACCGTGGACCGCGCCCGCCGCACGGACCGCGCCCGCCCGGACCACCGGCGGCAGGACCGCCGACGGGAACGCCGCCCGCGTGAACGGCCCCGGAGCGTGGCGGTGCCCCCGGGCGTACGGGGCGTCTTCGTCCCCGCCGCGACCGCCGCGTTCACCGGTTTCGCGCTGCTCGGCCTCTTCACCGCCGTCGCCCCCGCCTTCCTCTCCGAGACGCTGGGCGAACGCAACCACGCGGTGACGGGGGCCGTGGTCTTCTCCGTCTTCCTCGCCTCGACCCTGGGACAGTCGCTGACCGGCCGACTGGGGGTACGGCGTGCCCTGCCCACCGGGTGTCTCGTCCTCGTCGCCGGGCTGCTCCTGGTGGGCGGCTCCCTCGCGGCCGAATCGCTGCCCCTGCTCCTCGCGGGCGCGCTCATCGGCGGCTTCGGCCAGGGGCTCGCCTTCCGGGCGGCCCTCACCTCGGTCGGCTCCGCCGCCCCGCCCGCCCACCGGGCCGCCACCATCTCGGCCTTCTTCGTCGTCGCCTACGTCGGCATCTCGCTGCCGATCGTGGGCGTCGGCGCCCTCTCGCTCCCTCTCGGCCTGCGCGACGCGGGCATGCTCTTCACCGCCGTTTTCACCGTGGCCGCCCTGACGGTCGCCCTGCTGCTCGCCCGCGCGCCCCGCGCCGGGAAGGAGTGACCGGGAGGCCCACAGGTCCAGGACCGCCCCGGCCCCCGTCCCTTCCGGCTGCGACGGCACCGGCGATCCCCGGATGCCGTCACCGAGCGCGGGCCGGGGAGCCGGGTGCTGTCAGATGCCGAACTCCGCCGAGGACAGGCCGAGGGTCGTGCACGCCTCGCGCAGGATCTGCTCCTCGGCCGGGGTGATCCAGCCGTCGGCCCCGGCTATGACGATGCCGGTCTGGATGACGGCACGGGCCTCGGCGGGCTTCTTGGCCACCTTGGCCACCTCCTGGAACGCCTCCGTCCGGCCCCGGGCGAAGTCGGTCATCAGCAGGTCGACATGTTTGCCGAACCGGCTGCGGAGCTGGTCCGCCGGGAAGTTCTGGAGCACGCTGTTCGACGTGATCTGCGACTCGACGTGCTGTCGCTCGCTCGGGTCCACATGCCCGTCGGCAGCGGCCACCAGGGCGCACAGCGCCATGCTGGCGTCACGGAACGCCCCGCTCTTCAGCTCGGTCTTGAGCGAGTCGAGCTGCGTCTTGAGCAGGCCGACGAGCTGGTCCTTGGGGCCGCCCTTCCCGGCCGCCCCGCCCGGGGCGCCCGGGGCGCCGCCCATCGCGCCCGGCCCCGCGTGCCCGGTATGTCCACCGTGCCCGCCGTGCCCGCTGTGTCCATGGCCCGAGCCGGCTCCCCCCTGCATCTGCTGCTGGAGAGCCTTGGCCGCCTGGTCCTTGATCCGGTCCCACATCGCCACTGGTGCCACCTCGGCCTTGCGTATCGTTGCCATTCCCACGGACGCGCTCGGTCACGCGTCAACCAGGAGAACGCACACGGCGCCCGGCTGGTTCCGCACCACGGCGACGGCGTGATCCGATCCTGCATCCGATCCTGGCCCGGCCCTGATCCAGCCCAGATCCGGCCCTGATCCAGCCCAGATCCGATCCGCCGTGGCGTGCCGGTGTGCCAACGGGTGGACTCGGGGCGGCCGGGGCACACGGGCGGTCGGTAGGATCGCGAGGTCCAGCCGCAGCACTCGTCAGGAGGAATCTGTTCATGTCCAAGGTCACGCTGAAGGGCAACCCCGTCACCGTCGGCGGCACCCTGCCGGAGAAGGGCTCCGCCGCCCCCGCGTTCACGCTGGTCGGCGCGGGGCTCGCGGAGCGCTCCCTCGGCGACTGGGACGGTCAGCGCAAGGTGCTCAACATCTTCCCGAGCGTCGACACCCCGACCTGCGCGTCCTCGGTGCGCGAGTTCAACGCGCGGGCCCAGCAGGCCGACAACACCGTGGTGCTGTGCGTCTCCGCCGACCTGCCCTTCGCCCAGGCCCGCTTCTGCGGTGCCGAGGGACTGGAGAACGTCGTCTCCCTGTCCACCTTCCGGAACCCGGGCTTCCTCGCCGACTACGGTGTGGCGCTCGCGGACGGCCCCCTCGCCGGTCTCGCCGCGCGCGCGGTCGTCGTCCTGGACACCGACAACACCGTCCTGCA
Coding sequences:
- a CDS encoding NUDIX domain-containing protein is translated as MEQPTTEEIVDLYAQDEVPGRVTGTESRSTVRARNLPHAAVKILLRDAADRVYVHRRTESKDLYPGLIDVWIGGVITAGEVPLPAAERELAEELGLRGCALSPVARRWYTDAHTNYLAHLYETRHDPDVHGPIVHQRSEIADGWWLPWHELMTRLNDPDWPFVPDGRSHLTHYAHGGRPRSAAPSPPLG
- the tpx gene encoding thiol peroxidase: MSKVTLKGNPVTVGGTLPEKGSAAPAFTLVGAGLAERSLGDWDGQRKVLNIFPSVDTPTCASSVREFNARAQQADNTVVLCVSADLPFAQARFCGAEGLENVVSLSTFRNPGFLADYGVALADGPLAGLAARAVVVLDTDNTVLHVQLVPEIADEPDYEAALAAL
- a CDS encoding tellurite resistance TerB family protein, translating into MATIRKAEVAPVAMWDRIKDQAAKALQQQMQGGAGSGHGHSGHGGHGGHTGHAGPGAMGGAPGAPGGAAGKGGPKDQLVGLLKTQLDSLKTELKSGAFRDASMALCALVAAADGHVDPSERQHVESQITSNSVLQNFPADQLRSRFGKHVDLLMTDFARGRTEAFQEVAKVAKKPAEARAVIQTGIVIAGADGWITPAEEQILREACTTLGLSSAEFGI
- a CDS encoding MFS transporter; protein product: MAGPPRRTARAGHPARPGHGGVRPGYRAAALVFAVGMAGATLPTPLYGLYRAELGFSELTVTLVFAVYGLSVIGTLLFAGDLSDRFGRRPVLLLALGCSAASDLCFLLEGGLPLLYAGRAASGVSAGLLSGAATAAVLELAPPGGEKRAGFAATAANMGGLGCGPLLAGVLAQYAPAPLRTPFLAHLALLALVVPLAAALPETVDRARRTDRARPDHRRQDRRRERRPRERPRSVAVPPGVRGVFVPAATAAFTGFALLGLFTAVAPAFLSETLGERNHAVTGAVVFSVFLASTLGQSLTGRLGVRRALPTGCLVLVAGLLLVGGSLAAESLPLLLAGALIGGFGQGLAFRAALTSVGSAAPPAHRAATISAFFVVAYVGISLPIVGVGALSLPLGLRDAGMLFTAVFTVAALTVALLLARAPRAGKE